The Microbacterium forte sequence TCGGCCACCCCTTCGCACGCATGACCATCCGGTGCGGGGGATCCCATTCTTCGACCACCGTCGTGTCGTCGAGCAGGGCGGGCCAGACGCCCACCGAGTGGTGCAGTTCGGCGCCGGGCTGCGGCCAGGTGTCATCGACGTCGCGCATGCGCGACGCGCCGACGACCCACGCCGGGTAGAGCCAGGCGTCGGCCAGCACCCGGAACACGTCATCGGGGCGGCAGTTCATCGTGCGCACGTTCTTGGCCATGTCGGCTCCTTCTGTGACGGTTGCCTTCATGCTCCTGCCTCCGCGTCGATCCACCGAGGGGGTTGACGGGCCGCGTGCGGCGCCGACCGGCCGTACCACAGACCCCGCATCGGCGCCTCCCCCTGGAACAGCGCACGCGTCTCTGCGAACGTCGGGTCATGGCACTCATCGATCTTCCCGTTCGCGCCGCTCGCAGACTCGGCGCTCTCGCGCACGACGACGCACCCACTCTGCTCACCCGCGGTTACGGCTTCGGTCCACGGATCTGGCGCAGGGTGCGACCGGGTACGAGGTCGGCGCCGATGCGTCTGCTCGGTGACGACACCGTGTTCGTGCGCGGCGTCGAGGGCGTCGAGCTGTTCTACGACGAGACCCGCATCGCGCGCTCCGGGGCGATGCCGGCCCTGGTGCAGGAGAGTCTGTTCGGCCACGGCTCCGTGCACAGCCTCGACGGTGACGCGCACAAGCACCGCAAGGCGACGTTCATCGACGTCGCCTATGAGGACGAGCAGGTCGAGCGGCTGACACCATGGCTCGAGCGCGAGTGGCAGAGCGAACGTCGGGCCTGGCTCGACGGCGGAACCCGCAGCGCCTACGACGCGGCGGTCGGTGCGCTGGGCCGAGCGATCATGGGGTGGGCCGGTGTGCCCGGCACGCCCGCAGCGAAGACACGGTGGGCGGCCCGGCTCGCCCAGATCGTCGACGGCTTCGGCTCGCCGTACTCACCGGAGTACCTCGCCGCTCTGGCCAACCGCTGGTGGTCCGACCGCCACTCCGCGCGGCTCATCGAGGCCGTGCGGCACGGTGCGCTCAGTGCTGAGCCGGGGACAGCGCTCGAGCAGTGGGCGCACCACCGCGATCACGATGGCGAGTTGCTGCCCGCGCGCATCGCGGGGGTCGAGCTGCAGAACAGCATCCGTCCGATGATCGCCGTCGCGCGCTTCGTCGCGTTCGCCGCCAAGGCGCTGAACGAGCACCCCGAGTGGCGTGAGCGCATCGCCGCCGAGGCCGCCGAACGGGGCGCCCTGGTCGGTGGACCGCTGTCGATCATGTTCGCGCAGGAGATCAGACGGACGTCCCCGTTCGTGCCGATGCTCCCCGGGTGGGCGATCGCCGACGTCGAGCTCGACGGGCAGAAAGTGGATGCCGGTGGCCGCGTCGTGCTCGACATCCTCGGCACCAATACCGACGACCGCTTCTGGGCGCGTCCCGAGCGGTTCGACCCGGAGCGTTTCCGCGATGTCGGCGCAGACTACGAGGCGCTCGCCGCGTTCATCCCGCATGGCGGGGCCGACGTCGCGACCGGCCATCGATGCCCCGGCGAGAAGCTCGCGATCGCGGGGCTCGCCGCAGCGGTCACGGTGCTCAGCGACCCCGGTCTGCGGATCCTCGACGACGGGCTGGACGTCAACCGGCGCCGACTGCCCACGAAGCCCCGCTCCGGGGGCAAGGTCCGCTCGGCGTCGGCACCCGCGTCGGGCGGGTGTCCCTTCCACCGGTCGTGAGACTGCGCCTGGTCGGGGACTCGGCCGCGAGTGCCCGACCGGTACGGTAGGGCACATGTCACAGGCCCTCCGGACGTTCGGGCGCATCATCGCGCGGCACTGGCCTGCGCTCATGGCCTGGTATCTCGGCGGCGAGGCTCTGCACCGTGTGCTCATCGAGTTCGCCGGATTCGTCGGCGGCCACACCACGCTCGGGGGCCTGCTGCTGCTGCCGCTGGCGGTCGCCGCTCGTCTCGTCTCGTACGTCGCGATGTATCTCACGGTGCGGCCGTCGCTGCCGCACAGCCGCCGGGAGGATGCGGGTGGCATCCGCGAGTTCGGCTCGGCCACGCTCGCGGCTATCCTGCCGTTCTTCGCGTTCTACACCGCGTGGGGTCTGCTCGACGCCGACCAGATCGAGTTCTTCCAGATCGCGCTCGCCGTGGCGCTGCCCCAGTCCGGGGAGGGATTCTCGCAGATCGGCGACCGCGGCGGACTGATCTCGGTCGGTGTGCTGCCAGTGACGGTGCTCGTGATCGCCCTGGTCGCGCGACTGCTCTTGACCCGGTTCGCCGCCAGGCTGCCGCGCTGGACGATCATCCTCGCCACCTACGCAGAGGTGCTGTGGACATTCATGCTCTTCACGCTCGTCGCACGGTGGTGGACGAGCGTCCTCGACTGGTTCGCCGAGCGCCAGGCCGTCGGCTGGCTGCGAGGATTCGGCGACTGGTTCGCCGTGAACCTCGAGCCCATCGCCGCGGTCTGGGAGGGAACGACCTGGCTCGTCGGAATCCTGGTCGCCGCACTCATCGTCCCCGCTGCCTGGCTCACGGTGGCCGGCGTGATCTTCGGCACGACCTTCGACTCGACCCCGGCGTTCTCGCGGTTCGGTGGGGGAGCGGCCCGCGGTGCGGCGATGAGCATCGCGCGCACCCTGGTGATGCGGCTCGAGGGCCTCTGGGCGGCCGTCACGGTGATCTGGCGCGGCGGACCGCTGCTCTTCGGCGCCTACGCGCTGGCCTATGCGCTGTGGGCGTTCGCCGAGCAGGCGGGAACCCGCGGCGTGCTGCTGCTCATCGGCGGCCATGAACGGTGGTTCTGGGCCGGGGTCTTCCCCCTCATCGCCGTCGCGATCGCGGCAGTGGCCGAACCGCTGAGGGTGGCGATCGTCGCGACGGCGTATGACAGCGTCATCGGCCGCCCCCGCTCTGGCCTCGACACCCGTCCCTCAGGGGTCGATGCGGAAGCGAGCGAGGTCGTCGTCGCTCCCCTCGATGTCGAGCAGGAAGGGACCTTCGGCGTCCTCGGGCAGCAGGAACGTCAGCAGGATGCGGTACGACGCCGATTCGGGAAGGCATGAGTTCTCGCCTTCGTCGGAGGGTACGACGAGGCTCTTCCGAGAGCTGAGCCAGGTCCGATCCCTGTCGATCTCGGTGAGTGCGGCCTGCCCGCAGAGTGCGGCATCCGACCCGCCGCTCGACGCCAGTCGGATGCTGAGCACGCGTGTGTCCTCGGGCGTCTCGAACTCACCCCACTCGGTCGGGCCGAGCGTGAGCGTCTGCCCCGCGATGTCGACCGTCGACTCGGCTTCGATCACGCGATCGGTCGGCCGGATGCTGGGCACGATGTCGAGCCACACGGTGGCACCGAGCATGGCCACGGCAGCGATCGCCAGCGCGATCAGTGACCGGCGCTGCCTCCTCCACCACGTCACGGCGCGCTCAACTCGGGGTCGTCGAGCTCGACGCTCGGAGTGCGGGGCAGATCATCGAGGTCGAGCGGGATCGTGATCAGGTCGTCGAGCTCGGCGGTGAGATACGACGAGGTGAGACGCAGCTCGGCGCGTCCGGACGTGACATCGGGCGGCAGCTCGAAGGCCAGGGTGCCGACGGTGTCGATGCCCAGCCGCAGCGGGGTCGACATCAACGACGCATCCGGTCGCTCGCTCGCCTGGAACACGCGGTCGCCGACGGCCAGCGTCGCCAGATTCATCGCAGCGTCGACTTCTGTGTGCGCGGCCGAGGCGATGACCGTCACGACGAGCCAGTTGCCCTCCGCGCTCCAGTCGGCACCCGGCACCGCGACCTCGTCGGTGAAGGTCGCATCGGTCGCCGCCGCGATCAGTGTGCGCGACTCGACGGGTTCGCCGAAAGATCCGCGCACCTCGGTGGGGCCGATGACGTCGTCGTCGGTGGGGGTCACGGCGGTCACGGCACCGGCGGCGATCACCAGGGCGGCCCCGAGCAGCCAGGGCGTCGCGCGCCTCACGGTGCCTCCTGCGCGGTCATGGAGATGCGCGAGCTGAGTGCGGCGGGGCGCCAGCTGACGGCTCGCGACGAGAGGACGACCTGTCCGCGGCGCGTCTCCACCTCGTACACGTCGAGCGACACGGCACCGTCGGGGAACGCATCCTCGGGAATCGTCCAGGCGAAGGTCACCTGGCTGGGGACGCCCGGCTGCAGGACCACCTGCCCCGATGAGCCGTCCGCCCGCCATACGTCGACCGAGTCGGTCGCGGTGACGCCCTTCAGCGCGAGGAGCGGACTCTCGGTGTTGACGAACCCCGTGCTCACTCGGTCGGCGGTGGTGCCGACCCCGATCGGTGAATTCGAGAGGTTCTCCATGCGGGTGCTCATCACCAGGAACTTCTCGCCCGGCTCCGCCTCGAGGTACTCCGATTCGATCTCGGTGGCGAACTCGGCGCCGAGCACGGTGATCGCATACATCGAGGTGCGCGCCTCGTCATCGGGGCCGAGCATGGCCGGCGACGCCTCTGCCCGGGTGAGCCCGCCCATCGCCGCGACGACGATGGCCAGGGCGACCAGGGCGGCAGCCGCCACCCAGATCCAGCGGGGGAGCTCTGCGACGGCGTGCGCCCAGCGCGCGAGTGCCTCCCGAACGACGGTTCCGGCACGCGCGGCAGCAGGTGCGGCGAATGGCGCGGCTGATCGCGACGCGCCGTCGTGATCCCCCGTCTTGCTCACGAGGTCAGCCTACCCAGGGGGTTCGCCCGCCGGCGATCAGGAGCACGTCTCGAACACGTACTCCTCGTGCCCCGGCGTGACGAGGTCGCGATCCCGCAGCACCATCGACCCCGGCGCCTCGTCGTCGGCGCACATCTCGGCGAACGACCGCGGCAGCTCGTCGGAGTACTCGATATCGATCACGGCGTCGCCGTAGACACCGGTGAAGGCTCCGCACTCCTGATAGACCGAGCACTCCTCGACCACGGCGAAGTCGAACCCGGCGCGCTCGCGCAGCAGGGGCGCATCCTCGGCGGCGTTCTTCTGCCCGGCCGCGAGCCCGGAGTCATGTGCCACGTCGACGAGCAGCGCCGCGAGGGCGAGGTTGTCATCGAGGGTGAGCGCACCGTCAGAGCGGGTGTACGAGTCGAGGTTGTCGAACTCCACCGCCTCGAATCCCGATTCGGCGCACCCCTCGATCCACGGACCGACGATCTCGGCGATGCGCTCGCGGCGGTCGTCGGTCGAGGTGTCGAGCAGAGCCTCGTCGGGCCAGTCGGGGTCGAACAGGGGCTCGCCGCCGCTCTGCAGCACGAGGTCGTCGGGCCAGGTGTCGAGCTCGCCCGGCTGGGTCTGGAAACCGTTCACGTAGCAGATCGAGTACAGCCCCTCGGCGGGGTCATCCGAGCGGTCCCGACCCACGATGCCGACACCGTCGGCGGGTGCATAGGCGCCGCCGAGCTGGTAGTCGGGTGTTGCTCCCGCTGGTGGAGGCAGGAAAGGCGCAGGCGGGTCGGAGATGGTCGTGACGCAGCCCGAGAGGGCGAGGACCAGCGCGGCGACGGCGGTGACCGCGACCGTCGCGCGCCTCAGCTGCCGACCCCGTACAGAGCGGCGATCTCTTTCGAACCCATCCCTTGATCGTACGTGCCGTGCTGGGGCCATCCGGCCGGGGAGTCCTCCCACTCCTCCTGGCGGCCGTAGGGGAGCAGGTCCACGAGCCCCTGCAGCTGACTCATGCGCTCGGTGCCTCGTCCGTTCGTGTGCCAGGTGCGATACACGGTGTCGCCGTCGCGCAGGAAGACGTTCACGCCGAAGCCCTCGTTCGGACCGGCATCCATGTCGGCGCCGAACGTGCTGTCGGCGCTCGAGAACCACGTCATGCGATTGCCCACCCGGTCGCGGTAGGCCAGTGCCTCATCGATCGGCCCGTTCGTCACGATCACGAAGCGGGCGTCGTAGTACCGCTCGAGGAAGTCGAGCCGCGTGAACTGCGAGGTGAAGCCGGTGCACCCTGGGCACTGCCACTCGTTGCCGTCGGTCCACATGTGGTTGTAGACGATGAGCTGTCGATGCTCGCCGAAGATCTCCGACAGCGCGACCGGACCGTCGGCCCCGACGAGCGTGTAGTCGGGCAGCTCGACCATCGGCAGCCGCCGTCGCTGGGCCGCGATCGCATCGAGCTCTCGCGTCGCCGCCTTCTCCCGCACGCGCAGTGCGTCGAGCTCGCGTCGCCACGTGTCGGCGTCGACGACGGGCGGAAGGGGCGTCTGGGTCGTGCTCACGGTGGACCTCCGGATGCTCGGGAAGACGGTGCCCCCAGTGTGCGCTCGCCCACCGACATCGTCAACCGATCGGCGAAGGGGCGCCGTCGACCGCGGGTGCATTGACCTCTTCGGCCGGATTGCGTCGGATGCCGATCCATGACACGACGCCGCCGAGCACGAGCAGCGCGGCCGTGACCCAGGCCGCGTTGTGGAAGCCTGCGAGGTCGAGCGTGCCGCCGATGATGGTCGACAGCATGGCGACGACGAGCAGTCCGGCGACGCGCGAGACCGCGTTGTTCACCGCGGAGGCGATGCCCGAGCGCGATTCGTCGATCGCGCCGAGGATCGCCGAGGTGAGCGGAGCCACGGTGAGCGAGAGCCCGAGACCCAGCACGATCATGGCAGGCAGCACCTGCCACCAGTAGTCGAAGTCCTCGCTGACGACGAGCAGCATGAGGGCGCCGACGGCCATGACGAGCGGACCGACCGTCATGAAGATCCGTGGACCGAAGCGCCCGGCCCATGAGCCTGCGCGCGAGCTGATCAGGATCATCAGGATGGTCATCGGCAGGCTCGCGAGGCCGGCGGCGGTGGCGCTGAGACCGGCGCCCTGCTGCAGGTAGACGCCCACGACGAAGCCGTTCAGCGACAGAGCGGCGTAGACGAAGAGAGTGGCGAGGTTGCCCCAGGCGAAATCGCGCACCCGGAACAGCGAGAGCGGCATGAGGGGAGAGGCCGACCTCTGCTGCCGCACCAGGAACCAGGCGAAGAGCGCAGCTCCGATCAGGCCGGGCAGCCAGATGGCGGGGGACTGCCAGCCGAGGTTCGGCTGCTCGATCAGCGCGAACACGACCGCGCCGAGGCCGATCGCGCACAGGGCTCCGCTGAGCCAGTCGACGCTCACCCCGCTCGGGTGCTCCTTCAGCTTCAGCCGGGAGAGCAGCACGAGGGTGACGGCGATCGGCACGACGTTGATGAGGAACACGAATCGCCACGACAGGAAGTCGACGAAGAGTCCACCGAGCAACGGGCCGACGAGCTGCGCGGCGGTGGTGAATGCTGTCCACACGCCGATCGCCCGTGACTGCACGTCGGCGCGCATGGTCGCCGTGATCAGCGCGAGCGAGCTCGGCACGAGCAGAGCGCCGGCTGCTCCCTGCGCGGCTCGCGCGATGATCAGGATGAGGGGATCGGGGGCGGCGGCGACCGCGACGGATGCCACGCCGAAGGCGATGAGGCCGATGCGCATCACGAGCACCCGGCCATAGGCGTCCGACAGCGATCCCGCGAGCAGGATCAGCGCGCTGAGGGTGATGAGGTACGCGTCGACCACCCACTGCTGCGTGGTGATGCCGCCGCCGAGTTCATCGCTGATCGCAGGCAGCGCGACCGTCACGACAGTGCCGTCGAGGAAGGTCACGAAGGATGCGAGGACGGCGATGGAGATCACGAGCCGCTGCAGCGGCGCGAAGCGAGAGGATGCCACACGCTGACACTACTGCCGCCGAGGATATGAGGGGCGGTCAGATGGCAGTCGTGCTCGCGCGATACAGGTCGCGCAGACCCGCCGTGCCGTGCTCGGCATAGGCCCTGCGCTGTCGCTCGGCACCCGTGCCGTCGGTGCGGATGCGAGCGAAGCCCTCGGTGACGAAGTCCTCGTCGCCCAGTCGAGCGAGTGCGGGGCGCAGTCTGTCGAGCAGATCTCGCGCGACGTCCCAGAACGACGCGATCCCGCCGCTCGCCGGGTCGACGAGGCGCGCCTCGGTGCCGAATCTCGCTGCCGTCCACAGTGAGGCATCGATCGCGTCGACGCCGATCTCGGGTGCATCATCGATCGCGTCGCTCACCATCAGAGCGCGCGTGAGGGCCACGGCGAGCAGCGTGTCGTCGACCGTCAGTTGCGCGTCGAACACCCTCACCTCGACGGTGGGGAAGCGCTCGGACAGGCGGATGGCCCATGACAGCGAGCCGGCATCCGCGATCGCTGTCATCGCGACGAGTTGCTCGACGTGTGCACGGTAGTCGGCGAGATCGCGGAAGTGCGGCGGGCTCCACGACGACGGCAATCGTCGGATCAGGATGCTGCGCCAGCTGGCGAACCCCGAATCCCTGCCGTGTGCGAAGGGCGCGTTGCCGGTGAGAGCCAGCAGAACGGGAAGCCACGGTCGCACGCGATTGAGCACGCGGACGCGCTCTTCGTCGTCCACCACCTCGACATGCACGTGCAGCCCGTTGACCTCGTGCTCGCGGGTGATCTCGACGAGCTGCGCGTCCACCGCGTCGTAGTGGGGCGAAGAGACCACCGTCAGGCGCTTCGGTGAGATGAACGGGGTGCCGATGGAGGCGAAGACCGCACCCTGATCGGCGGCGTACGTGCCGATCAGGCTGCGCGTCCGTCGCAGCTGCGCCTCGGCATCCGCCCTGGTGGTCGCGGGCGATGTCGCCGACTCGAGCTGACAGGTGAGGTATTCGGGGGTGAGGCCCGCAGCAGCGTCCTCGGGGATGCGCTCGCGGGTGGCTGGGCTCATGGCCGCGGGTACGAGTGTCTGCTCATCGAGCAGGACGAACTCCTCCTCGACGCCGAACCGGGCCATATACGCGAGCCCTAGTGGTCGCGCAGCGCCGAGATGAGCTCGGCCTTGCGCTGACGGCTGTAACCGGTGAGGCCGATCTCCTTGGCGCGGGCGCGCAGTTCGTCGACGGTCCAGTCCTCGTAGTCGCCGTGTTCGCCGCCTCGGCGCCCGACAGCGCTTCGGCCGTCGCGGGCGGCGGCATTGGAGATGCGGGCGGCCTTCTCCTTCGAGGCGCCGTCGTCGCGGAGCTCTTCGTACAGCTCCGGATCCTTCAGCGAGTTGTTCCTGCGTCCTGGCATGTCGTGTGCTCCTCTCGCACGGCGGGAAGGCCCGAGTCAAGGCCCTCGGGGCATGGGATGAGGCGGTCTAGGTTGGGAGACCGTAGATGGGCGCCTCCCCCGCGCCCCGAGAAGGGAAGACCGATGAACATCCTGCTGATCATCATCATCGTCGTCGCCATCATCCTGGCGATCACCGGCGGGCTCGTGCAGTCCCTGCAGTTCCTCCTGTGGGTCGGCCTGGTGCTGCTGGCCATCGCGGTCATCGCCTGGTTGATCCGAGCGATCTCCGGCAACCGCACCCGCTGATCCGCGCAGTGAGGCCCGCTCCGGCGGGCCTCACTCCGTTCGGGATCAGTCCCGGGAGCTGTCGCGCAGGTTGTCGCCGACGTTCTTGGCGGCGTCCTTCACGTTCTCGCCGGCCTGCTTGGCGGAGGCCTTCGCCTGATCGCCGCGGCCCTCGGCTTCGAGCTTCTCGTTGTCGGTCGCCTTTCCGACGCCCTCCTTGATCTTTCCGCCGGCCTTCTCCGCTGCGTTCTTGATGTCGTCTGCTCCACTCATGGGGCTCTTCCTTTCATCAGTCGATCAATGTCCGTCCACCGTCCCACGGGACGAGAATCCTGCACACGGGATTGACAACGACGAGCACTCGTGACAGCGTCCGCCGGGCATCGACGTGGATGCCGCACACGACTAACCTGGCCCCAGGCGGGTGGTCCTGCCCGCTCTCACCTCGGCTGCGGCCGACGAAGGAAGCGGTAGAAAATGGACTCGATGATGATGGGCGCCATGCGCTCGAACATGATGTCGATGCCCGACATGGCGACGATGGACATGTCCGTCTTGCAGGCCTGCATGGACGCGTGTTCGGCGTGCGAGCAGGCGTGCACGGTGTGCTCGACGCAGATGATGGACTGCTCGCCCGCCTGCATGAACTGCGCCGACATGTGCAACACCATGATGCGGTCGATGATGCGGATGCAGGGCATGACCCCCGCGTCGATGATGTCCATGCTCGACGCCTGCATCGCGATGTGCCAGACGTGCATGGACGAGTGCATGCAGCACGCCGACCACAGCGAGGTCTGCAAGATGTGCGCTCAGGCCTGCAAGGACTGCATGGACGCATGCATGGCCGTCAAGGACATGATGATGGCGACCGCCTGAGCCGCATCCCCTGTCATCGAGCGAGGACGGCCAGGCCGCCCGAGACGACGCGCGCTCAGCCGAGCGCGACGTTGAACTGCGCGCGGCCGACGGCCAGCACGCCGTAGCGCACGTGCAGCGCGATCGGCGTGCCCGCGGGTGCCTCGAGCGCCGCACCCGACGCGTTCCACAGCGTGTGCGTGGCGTCGTCGAGCGTGCGCACGAGGAGCTCGCCCGTGGTCGCGTCGGCGTGCTCGACGATCGCGTCCGCCCACTCGCTCGGCGTCGCCGACGCGATGCGCGCCTGAATCAGGTGCAGCGCGTGGCCCGCCTCGAAGGAGGAGCAGGCGAAGCCGTGACGGCACATGCACGCAGAACGCTCACGCACCGAGAGGGGCGAAAGGTGGTTCAGCGGCGTGGACACGGTGGTCTCCTTCGTGAGCGGACGTTCCGGCAAGAGTAGGTCGGTCGCGCGAGAGACGGAACCCGGGCCGACACGCTGTGAAACAAACGGGCGTAGACTCGCCGGGTGCTGTTGTCGAAGAGTGCTCTCCGGATCCCGGATCGAGCGCAGATGGGAGCCGTGGGCGCGTTCAGCGCCACGGACAGAGGCTGACGATCGGCCGGAGGCGGAACACCCCGTCTTCGGAGCCGCGTCGTACCCGGCATCCACTCGGATGACCGCTCCTGTTCCTTCTTCCGCCGCTGTCTGCGGCCCACACGAAAGCACTCTTCTCATGCGTCCCATCGACGAGCGCACCCTGCGCGCCTCCTTCATCAACGCCTCCCGCAAAGAGGTCTCCGACCTCACGCTGCCCGCCGGGTTCCCCGACCTCGACTTCGACAGGCTCGACTACCTGGGATGGGTCGACCCCAAGCTGCCCCGCCGCTCGTATGTCGTCGCGTGGGTCGACGACGTCGCCACCGGGGTGATCCTCCAGCGAGCCGAGCAGCGCGTGATCGCGCGTGCGCAGTGCTCATGGTGCGAAGACGTGACCCTCCGCAATGACGTGCAGCTCTATGCAGCCCGCAAGGCCGGACCCGCGGGGCGCAAGGGAGACACCATCGGCACCCTCGTGTGCACCGAGTTCGGATGCTCGAAGAACGTGCGGGTGCTGCCGCCGCTGGCCTACGACGGCTATGACCGCGAGCTCGCGCGCGAGCTGCGCATCCTCAAGCTGCAGGAGCACGTGAGCGCTTTCATCGCGGCCGTGCGGAGCTGATCCTCACACGATCTCGAGTCGCGCCACCGTCTCCTCGTCATCGCAGGCGCTTCCGACCCACAGGCGGATCGCGCCCGGCTCGACGCGCTTCACGCCGTCGAGTCCCGTGAAGGCGAGTCGGTCGATCGGCACGTCGAAATCGACGAGCGCATCGGCGCCGGGCGCGAGCGTGACCCGCCGGAAGTCCAGCAGCTGGGCGACCGGGCGGGTCACGCTCCCGACCTCGTCGTGCGCATACAGCTGCACGACATCCGTCGCTGCGACCTCGCCGGTGTTGCGCACCCGCACCGTCGCCCGGAAGATCTCGCCCGCGGCGATCGACGCGGGAGCGGTGAGCTCGTCGTGTGCGAACGTCGTGTAGCTCAGACCGAAGCCGAAGGGTCGCACCGGGGTGGAGTCGGCGCTGGTGACATCCGTGCGTCCGCCGAGCACGGGGTGCAGGTACGAGTACGGCTGCGCCCCGGCCGATCGCGGCAGCGACACCGGCAGACGCCCCGACGGTGCGACGCGACCGCTCAGCAGCCGCGCGAGAGCGGGGCCGCCCTCCTCGCCGGGGAAGAACGTCTGGAGCACCGCGGCGGGGATTCCCGCAGACGCCGTGCTCGTCGTCGCCGAGGCGTCGACCGCTCCGAGACCGGTCATGGTCCCGGCGGCACCCGCCCGAGCAGGCAGCGCCCAGTCGAGCACGTACGGACGCCCGGTCATCGCGATCAGGATCACCGGAGTGCCGGTCGCGACCACGGCCTCGACCAGCTCGCGCTGGACGCCGGGGAGCTCGAGGTCGTCGACGTCGTTTCCCTCGCCGACGGTGCCTCGTCCGAAGAGGCCCGCGCGGTCGCCGACGACGACGATCGCGACGTCGGCGGCCGCGGCGGCCTCGACGGCGGCCGGGATGCCGGAGCGGTCGGAGCCCTCGACCCCGCATCCGATCGTCGAGGTGATGTCAGCTGCGGGGAACTCGGCGCGCAGCGATCCGGTGACCGTCGGCAGCTCGATTCCCGCGGGGGTGTCGGGGTGATGAGCGAGCACGTGGTTGACGAACGAGTAGCAGCCCATCAGCGCTTCGGTGCTGTCGGCATTGGGGCCTATCACCGCGATCCGCGAGGTCGTCGTCGGGGCGAGGGGGAGTGCGCCGTCGTTGCTCAGCAGCACGACCGACTCTTCGGCGAGGCGTCGCGCGAGCGCGCGGTGCTCGGCCGGATCGAGATCGATGGCGGTCGGAGGAGTGTCGAAGTCGGCATCCAGCAGCCCGAGCTCCTCCTTCTGCGCGAGCAACCGGCCCACCGCCCTGTCGAGGATCTCCGGTGAGAGCCGGCCGTCACGCACCTGCTCGGCGAGGGTGACGAAGGCGTCGGGCGAGGGCAGCTCGACGTCGATTCCCGCGGTGAGTGCGAGCCGGGCGGCATCAGCCGAGTCGGCGGCCGCGCGGTGCATGCTGTGCAGGAAATCGACGGCGAAATAGTCCGACACGACCACTCCGTCGAATCCCCAGCGGTCGCGCAGGATGCCGGTGAGATAGCGCGCGTCGGCCGTGACGGGCACCCCGTCGATGTCGACGTAGGAGTTCATGACGCTGCGGGCACCGCCCTCGTGGATCGCCATCTCGAACGGCGGGAGCAGCACGTCCTCGATCTCGCGCAGGCCTGCGCTGACGGGGGCATGGTTGCGTCCGGCCTTCGAGGCGGAGTATCCGATGAAGTGCTTGAGGGTCGCGTGCACGCCCTCGGACTGCAGGCCGCGGACATAGGCGGTGCCCACCCGGCCGACG is a genomic window containing:
- a CDS encoding beta-xylosidase/alpha-l-arabinosidase; its protein translation is MMLQPAGSAPHSPRVEALLARMTLEEKQAQLVGFWVDQGVEVVAPMSGEKKSSTRYEDASTHGIGHLTRVYGTRPVDPVERAAWLWTEQRRLQQQTRLGIPALVHEECLTGLAAWKAATFPTPLAWGAAFDPELVEEVGRAIGSSMRSLGIHQGLAPVLDVIRDPRWGRVDECIAEDPLVVGRVGTAYVRGLQSEGVHATLKHFIGYSASKAGRNHAPVSAGLREIEDVLLPPFEMAIHEGGARSVMNSYVDIDGVPVTADARYLTGILRDRWGFDGVVVSDYFAVDFLHSMHRAAADSADAARLALTAGIDVELPSPDAFVTLAEQVRDGRLSPEILDRAVGRLLAQKEELGLLDADFDTPPTAIDLDPAEHRALARRLAEESVVLLSNDGALPLAPTTTSRIAVIGPNADSTEALMGCYSFVNHVLAHHPDTPAGIELPTVTGSLRAEFPAADITSTIGCGVEGSDRSGIPAAVEAAAAADVAIVVVGDRAGLFGRGTVGEGNDVDDLELPGVQRELVEAVVATGTPVILIAMTGRPYVLDWALPARAGAAGTMTGLGAVDASATTSTASAGIPAAVLQTFFPGEEGGPALARLLSGRVAPSGRLPVSLPRSAGAQPYSYLHPVLGGRTDVTSADSTPVRPFGFGLSYTTFAHDELTAPASIAAGEIFRATVRVRNTGEVAATDVVQLYAHDEVGSVTRPVAQLLDFRRVTLAPGADALVDFDVPIDRLAFTGLDGVKRVEPGAIRLWVGSACDDEETVARLEIV